Part of the Synechococcus sp. HK01-R genome is shown below.
TGATCATTTCCGGGCAGGTGGAGCGACCCCAGGAGAAATACCAGCAGGCGGCTCAGGTGGCGGCCGCGCTGGAGCGGGCGGCGGAGATGGGCAAAGACGGCATCGACCCCGAGGGCGATTACGAGGTGGATGAAAAGCAGCGCAGCTGCACCCTCACCGATGAAGGCTTCGCCAAGGCGGAATCGCTGCTGGGCGTCAGCGATCTCTATGACCCCCAGGACCCCTGGGCCCACTACATCACCAATGCCCTCAAGGCCAAGGAGCTGTTCATCCGCGATGTGAATTACATCGTGCGCGAAGGCGAGGCAGTGATCGTGGATGAATTCACCGGTCGGGTGATGCCCGGCCGCCGCTGGAGCGACGGTCAGCACCAGGCGATCGAAGCCAAGGAGAGCCTGGCGGTGCAGCCGGAAACCCAGACCCTCGCCTCGATCACCTATCAGAACTTCTTCCTGCTCTATCCGCGTCTGGCCGGCATGACCGGCACCGCCAAGACCGAGGAGGTGGAATTCGAGAAGACCTACAAGCTCGAAACCACGATCGTGCCCACCAACAGGCCCCGGGCGCGGCAGGACATGGCCGATCAGGTCTACAAGACCGAAACCGCCAAATGGCGTGCGGTAGCTAAGGAGACCGCCCAGATCCACCGCGAGGGACGGCCCGTGCTCGTGGGCACCACCAGCGTGGAGAAGAGCGAGCTGCTCAGTGCCCTGCTGGCGGAGGAGGCGATTCCCCACAACCTGCTCAACGCCAAACCTGAAAACGTGGAGCGGGAGGCGGAAATCGTCGCCCAGGCCGGTCGCTCCGGCGCCGTGACGATCGCCACCAACATGGCCGGCCGCGGCACCGACATCATCCTCGGCGGCAACAGCGACTACATGGCTCGCCTCAAGCTGCGGGAGGTGCTGCTGCCTCGCTTGGTGCGTCCCGAGGAGGGCCACCGCCCGCCGGTGCCCCTGCAACGCAGCGCTGAAGCTTCAGGCTTCGCTGCCAAGGCTGCCCCTTCCAGCGGTCCCCACGGCCATGCTCCCAGTGAGGCGCGAGCGATCGGCAGCCTCTATCCCTGCCAGCTCAGTGAAGACACCGACCAGGCCCTGGCGGATCTCGCTCGCGATCTCGTCAAGGCCTGGGGGGATCGCGCCATCTCGGTGATTGAGCTCGAAGATCGGATTGCCACTGCCGCTGAGAAAGCCCCCACCGACGAGGCACAGATCGCTGCCCTGCGTGCTGCGATCGCCCGCGTGAAGGCGGAATACGACGTGGTGGTGAAGCAGGAGGAGGCGCGGGTGCGTGAGGCCGGTGGCCTTCACGTCATCGGCACCGAACGTCATGAATCCCGCCGGGTGGACAACCAGCTGCGCGGCCGCGCCGGTCGTCAGGGCGACCCTGGCAGCACTCGCTTCTTCCTCTCCCTGGGCGACAACCTGCTGCGCATCTTCGGCGGTGATCGTGTGGCCGGCCTGATGAACGCCTTCCGCGTGGAGGAAGACATGCCGATTGAATCCGGCATGCTCACCCGCTCCTTGGAGGGGGCCCAAAAGAAGGTCGAGACCTACTACTACGACATCCGCAAGCAGGTGTTTGAGTACGACGAGGTGATGAACAATCAGCGCAAGGCGGTGTATTCCGAACGTCGTCGTGTGCTCGAGGGCCGTGAGCTCAAGAAGCAGGTGATCGGTTACGGCGAGCGCACCATGAACGAGATCGTGGAGGCCTATGTGAATCCCGACCTGCCCCCGGAGGAGTGGGATCTCGCCCAGCTGGTGAGCAAGGTGAAGGAGTTTGTGTATCTGCTCGAGGATCTGGAGCCCGAGCAGCTCCAGGGACTCTCGATGGAGGAGCTCAAGGCCTTCCTCCAGGAGCAGC
Proteins encoded:
- the secA gene encoding preprotein translocase subunit SecA; this translates as MLKLLLGDPNARKLKRYQPIVSDINLLEEEIAPLSDDELRRRTADFRQRLENAGSLDNQRPLLDELLPEAFAVVREAGKRVLGMRHFDVQLIGGMVLHEGQIAEMKTGEGKTLVATLPSFLNALTGRGVHVVTVNDYLARRDAEWMGQVHRFLGLSVGLIQQDMTPTERRRNYGCDITYATNSELGFDYLRDNMATDISEVVQREFQYCVIDEVDSILIDEARTPLIISGQVERPQEKYQQAAQVAAALERAAEMGKDGIDPEGDYEVDEKQRSCTLTDEGFAKAESLLGVSDLYDPQDPWAHYITNALKAKELFIRDVNYIVREGEAVIVDEFTGRVMPGRRWSDGQHQAIEAKESLAVQPETQTLASITYQNFFLLYPRLAGMTGTAKTEEVEFEKTYKLETTIVPTNRPRARQDMADQVYKTETAKWRAVAKETAQIHREGRPVLVGTTSVEKSELLSALLAEEAIPHNLLNAKPENVEREAEIVAQAGRSGAVTIATNMAGRGTDIILGGNSDYMARLKLREVLLPRLVRPEEGHRPPVPLQRSAEASGFAAKAAPSSGPHGHAPSEARAIGSLYPCQLSEDTDQALADLARDLVKAWGDRAISVIELEDRIATAAEKAPTDEAQIAALRAAIARVKAEYDVVVKQEEARVREAGGLHVIGTERHESRRVDNQLRGRAGRQGDPGSTRFFLSLGDNLLRIFGGDRVAGLMNAFRVEEDMPIESGMLTRSLEGAQKKVETYYYDIRKQVFEYDEVMNNQRKAVYSERRRVLEGRELKKQVIGYGERTMNEIVEAYVNPDLPPEEWDLAQLVSKVKEFVYLLEDLEPEQLQGLSMEELKAFLQEQLRNAYDLKEAQIEQQRPGLMREAERFFILQQIDTLWREHLQAMDALRESVGLRGYGQKDPLIEYKNEGYDMFLEMMTGMRRNVIYSMFMFQPAPPAGQSAEQSVSA